One Flavobacterium sp. 90 DNA segment encodes these proteins:
- the murC gene encoding UDP-N-acetylmuramate--L-alanine ligase produces MNLNQIQNVYFIGIGGIGMSALARYFKNIGKQVSGYDKTPSMLTSELIESGIDIHFEDNISLIPSEYYAENTLVIFTPAVPKSHSEWNYFIERNYEIKKRAEVLGIITKDTFSFAVAGTHGKTTTSSILGHILFESGADVTAFVGGIVENYNSNLIGSGKTVTVVEADEFDRSFLHLHPNIACITSMDADHLDIYGTSEAIEESFVEFASKVEDKNKLFITKELPLEGVQCAINEDAIYKAFNVRIEDGSYVFDVETPSEIMKDLHFGLPGKHNLMNGLMAIAMAKTFGTPTDAIAKAIASFNGIRRRFSYQIKSEKLVYIDDYAHHPTEINAVHQAVRELYPNRKVLAIFQPHLFSRTRDFADGFAESLSQFDEVFLMDIYPARELPMEGITSDWLLGKMTNSNKKIVAKSDLLAEIKASDAPIIVTIGAGDIGEMVPSIKKMLNENI; encoded by the coding sequence ATGAATTTAAATCAAATACAAAACGTTTATTTTATTGGTATTGGAGGCATCGGAATGAGTGCTCTGGCTCGCTATTTTAAAAACATAGGGAAACAGGTTTCTGGTTACGACAAAACGCCGTCAATGTTAACAAGCGAATTGATAGAAAGTGGTATTGATATTCATTTTGAAGATAATATTAGTTTGATTCCAAGTGAGTATTATGCAGAGAATACGTTGGTAATTTTTACGCCTGCGGTTCCAAAATCACATTCAGAGTGGAATTATTTTATCGAAAGAAATTATGAAATTAAAAAACGTGCCGAGGTATTAGGAATTATTACCAAAGACACTTTTAGTTTTGCTGTTGCCGGAACACATGGAAAAACTACAACATCAAGTATTCTTGGACATATTTTATTTGAAAGCGGAGCTGATGTTACGGCTTTCGTTGGTGGAATTGTAGAGAATTATAATTCTAATTTAATTGGAAGCGGAAAAACTGTAACGGTTGTAGAAGCAGATGAATTTGATCGTTCATTCTTGCATTTACATCCAAATATTGCCTGTATCACGTCAATGGATGCAGATCATTTGGATATTTACGGAACAAGTGAAGCTATTGAAGAATCGTTTGTAGAATTTGCTTCAAAAGTAGAAGACAAGAATAAGCTGTTTATAACCAAAGAATTGCCTCTGGAGGGCGTTCAATGTGCTATAAATGAAGATGCTATATATAAAGCGTTCAATGTACGTATTGAAGATGGAAGCTATGTTTTTGATGTAGAAACTCCATCAGAAATCATGAAGGATTTGCATTTTGGATTGCCTGGAAAACACAATTTAATGAATGGTTTAATGGCTATTGCGATGGCAAAAACTTTTGGCACCCCGACCGATGCCATCGCAAAAGCCATTGCATCATTCAACGGAATCAGAAGACGTTTTTCTTATCAGATTAAATCTGAAAAGTTGGTTTATATAGATGATTATGCGCATCATCCAACAGAAATAAATGCTGTACATCAAGCGGTTAGGGAATTGTATCCAAATCGTAAAGTATTAGCGATTTTTCAGCCGCATTTATTTAGCAGAACAAGAGATTTTGCAGATGGATTTGCTGAAAGTTTATCGCAGTTTGATGAAGTGTTTTTAATGGATATTTATCCTGCACGCGAATTACCGATGGAAGGAATTACATCGGATTGGCTGTTGGGTAAAATGACAAATTCGAACAAGAAAATTGTTGCAAAAAGTGATTTATTAGCGGAGATCAAAGCCAGTGATGCGCCAATAATTGTGACAATAGGAGCTGGTGATATTGGTGAAATGGTTCCGTCAATTAAAAAAATGCTAAATGAAAATATTTAA
- the murG gene encoding undecaprenyldiphospho-muramoylpentapeptide beta-N-acetylglucosaminyltransferase, giving the protein MTKYKFILSGGGTGGHIYPAIAIANELKLQFPDAEFLFVGARDKMEMQKVPQAGYEIKGLWIAGLQRKLTLQNLMFPLKLATSLLESRRIIKQFKPNVVIGTGGFASGPLLQAAGSAGIPTIVQEQNSFPGITNKLLSKKANAICVAYENLERFFPKEKIVLTGNPVRQDLIDIESKRDEAIAFYGLDPNKKTLLVLGGSLGARRINQLIEKELQNMLSQDVQIIWQCGKLYFEDYKKHNQQNVRVVDFIERMDFVYAAADVIISRAGASSVSELCIVGKPVIFIPSPNVAEDHQTKNAQAIVDAKGAILLKESELENEFSIVFEALLKDQGKQKQLSDNIKKLAMPNATKVIVDQIKKLL; this is encoded by the coding sequence ATGACAAAGTATAAATTCATACTAAGTGGCGGTGGGACTGGAGGACATATTTATCCGGCAATTGCGATTGCAAATGAATTAAAATTACAATTTCCTGATGCTGAATTTCTTTTTGTAGGTGCCAGAGATAAAATGGAAATGCAAAAAGTGCCTCAGGCAGGTTACGAAATAAAAGGTCTTTGGATAGCTGGTTTACAAAGAAAATTAACATTGCAAAATTTAATGTTTCCGCTAAAATTGGCAACAAGTTTGTTAGAGTCAAGACGAATTATCAAGCAGTTTAAACCAAACGTAGTAATAGGTACCGGAGGTTTTGCCAGCGGACCATTATTGCAAGCGGCTGGCTCGGCAGGAATTCCGACAATAGTTCAGGAGCAAAATTCTTTTCCGGGAATTACGAATAAACTGTTGAGTAAAAAAGCAAACGCAATTTGTGTTGCTTATGAAAATTTGGAAAGATTTTTTCCTAAAGAAAAAATTGTTTTAACCGGGAATCCGGTTCGTCAGGATTTAATAGATATTGAAAGTAAACGTGATGAAGCAATTGCTTTTTATGGTTTAGACCCGAATAAAAAAACATTATTGGTTTTAGGAGGAAGTTTAGGAGCAAGAAGAATCAATCAGTTAATTGAAAAAGAATTGCAAAATATGCTTTCGCAAGATGTACAAATCATCTGGCAGTGCGGAAAATTATATTTTGAAGATTATAAAAAACACAATCAACAAAACGTTAGAGTAGTTGATTTCATAGAAAGAATGGATTTTGTGTATGCTGCTGCAGATGTGATTATTTCGCGAGCAGGAGCGTCATCGGTTTCAGAATTATGTATTGTTGGGAAACCGGTGATTTTTATTCCGTCGCCAAATGTTGCCGAAGATCATCAGACAAAAAATGCGCAGGCAATTGTAGATGCAAAAGGAGCAATTTTATTGAAAGAATCAGAATTGGAGAATGAATTTAGTATTGTTTTTGAAGCTTTATTGAAAGATCAGGGAAAACAAAAACAACTAAGTGATAACATCAAGAAACTGGCAATGCCAAATGCAACGAAAGTGATTGTGGATCAGATTAAAAAGTTGTTATAA
- a CDS encoding FtsW/RodA/SpoVE family cell cycle protein produces MKELVNKLKGDRVIWSFVALLALFSFMPVFSASSNLAYIGHGTGNTLGYLVKHLAHVCIGFLIIYWVHRVPYHYFRAISKIALPIVWFLLLYTLLKGTVIAGANASRWIQVPFIGITFQTSTLAASILFIFVARYLSKTRDENEPFQASLIQLWLPVFITLALILPANFSTTALIFSMVMMLTFIGKYPLKYIGFIIGSGIAMLAFFLLVAKAFPDSRFFSRVSTWESRIMNFTTDKPDEDDYQIEKAKIAIASGKLGGLGPGKSVQKNFLPQSSSDFIYAIIVEEYGLVGGVSILVLYLLLLFRFVIASHKATTLFGKLVVVGLGFPMIFQAMINMAVAVELLPVTGQTLPLISSGGSSIWMTCFSLGIIISVTKKDEEIAEENEEKERRKEALQRLIDKELSEEDLPADEKIYEEEGMYSIEDTSRNPMNAVLNKA; encoded by the coding sequence ATGAAAGAACTAGTAAACAAACTAAAAGGAGATAGAGTAATATGGTCATTCGTGGCTTTATTAGCACTGTTTTCGTTTATGCCAGTTTTTAGTGCGAGTAGTAATCTGGCATATATTGGTCACGGAACCGGAAATACACTGGGATATTTGGTAAAACATTTAGCTCACGTTTGTATTGGATTCCTGATTATTTATTGGGTACACAGAGTTCCGTATCATTATTTTAGAGCGATTTCTAAAATAGCTTTGCCAATTGTTTGGTTTTTATTGCTTTATACATTGTTGAAAGGAACTGTAATTGCCGGCGCAAATGCGAGTCGTTGGATTCAGGTGCCATTTATTGGTATTACGTTTCAAACTTCGACTTTGGCGGCAAGTATATTATTCATATTTGTAGCGCGTTATTTGTCAAAAACCAGAGATGAGAATGAGCCGTTTCAAGCTTCACTAATTCAACTTTGGTTGCCAGTTTTTATAACATTGGCACTTATTTTGCCAGCAAACTTTTCGACAACAGCGTTGATTTTTTCAATGGTTATGATGCTGACATTTATTGGTAAGTATCCATTAAAATATATTGGATTTATTATAGGTTCTGGAATTGCAATGTTAGCGTTTTTCCTTTTAGTGGCAAAAGCTTTTCCGGATTCAAGATTCTTTAGCAGGGTTTCAACTTGGGAAAGTCGTATTATGAATTTTACCACAGATAAACCTGATGAAGATGATTATCAAATCGAAAAGGCAAAAATCGCGATTGCATCTGGAAAACTAGGAGGATTAGGACCGGGTAAAAGTGTTCAGAAGAACTTTTTACCTCAATCATCTTCAGATTTTATTTATGCGATTATTGTTGAAGAATATGGATTAGTAGGCGGAGTATCGATATTGGTTTTGTACTTGTTGTTATTGTTCCGTTTTGTAATAGCATCACATAAAGCTACGACTTTGTTTGGAAAATTAGTCGTCGTCGGGCTCGGATTTCCGATGATATTTCAGGCGATGATTAATATGGCGGTTGCTGTAGAATTATTGCCGGTAACAGGACAAACGCTTCCGCTGATAAGTTCTGGAGGTAGTTCGATTTGGATGACTTGTTTCTCGCTTGGAATTATCATTAGCGTGACTAAAAAAGATGAAGAAATAGCAGAAGAAAATGAAGAAAAAGAAAGACGTAAAGAAGCACTTCAACGATTAATTGATAAAGAATTATCAGAAGAAGATTTGCCGGCTGACGAAAAAATATATGAAGAAGAAGGAATGTATTCGATCGAAGATACTTCCAGAAATCCAATGAATGCAGTATTAAATAAAGCTTAG
- a CDS encoding four helix bundle protein — protein sequence MMMTDEMKLRTKKFSLMIIDLAEKLPTTYVVKVIANQIVRSGTSVGANYRAVCRARSDREFVSKMNIVLEESDETLFWLEIIKEKMWIAKSELEIIWKEGNELTAIFVSSLKTVNNRLNNKN from the coding sequence ATGATGATGACGGATGAAATGAAGTTGAGAACTAAAAAGTTCTCTTTGATGATAATTGATTTAGCAGAAAAATTGCCAACAACATATGTAGTAAAAGTAATTGCAAATCAAATAGTGAGAAGTGGTACATCGGTTGGAGCAAATTACAGAGCAGTTTGCAGAGCAAGAAGTGATCGAGAATTTGTTTCTAAAATGAATATAGTTTTAGAAGAATCTGATGAAACTTTATTTTGGCTGGAAATTATAAAAGAAAAAATGTGGATTGCAAAATCTGAGTTAGAGATAATTTGGAAAGAAGGAAATGAGTTAACCGCTATTTTCGTTAGCAGTTTAAAGACAGTAAATAATAGATTAAATAATAAAAATTAA